The nucleotide window attgaaaatagaaaatggttgtaagtgctatttaaaaaataagatacgcagtgagtcaagattgcgccactgcactctagcctgggcgacagagctaaactccatctcagaaaaaaaaaagagtctataacatgttaatacattttatgtattgGTCATGGGATTCAACTTTAATTCTCTGACAGAGATGAAGTATTTATGGGAAGAGGGTATGATCATATACAGTTTCAATAGATGGGTTGGAGATCAGGTATTTCATGAGAGAAGTAGAACTTGAATTAGAGCATGAAGCaataactatttttttgtttaaaaaaagaagggcATTCCAGGGCTAGAGAACATTGAGAATTGCAAAGCTGTCTGGCGCTTTATTGTTAGAAAtaaaagccagaaaataaagcaagaaattgAGCTTGACTAGAATATTATTCACTTTAATGTATTTAACGCTTGCAGTGGCCTCGTATCCTGGATTTTTCATAACAGCTCCAATTCAGATACTCCTTTCTTCTCCCATAAGCACTAGATGTTGAAAAGCATCTTGCTGAACCTGGGGAGGgcacattttaaatgttgatcAAAAACAATTATACTTCTTCAATAGCTCATGTGAACTCTAGTAGACCAGTGAGGTCTAACTTAAATGCCATACAACTACATTATGATTGATGTCTGCCAATTTCCATGTTGTCATTTGAAcataattaaatacatatttttgagctattcaaatttaattctatttaaattACAAAGTGAAGCTGGGGCATTGTGAAGtattttaggttggtgcaaaaagtaattgcagttttttgcCATAATACTACTTATTGCACCCTTCCCAGAAAAAGGGCACAACTAAAGCCTCCATATGTGCCTGACATTGTAATCATAGCAAGCACTATTATTAAGAATGTATGtagctattaagaaaaaaaagtatgcagCATAAAGAGATGATTATGTGACCTCTTTTGCTAATTTGGGCTGCTTTGCTGGAGAACATTAAAATATCCTGGAATTTCAGTATGTCAACATCTAAACTGTGTCTTCCAGACTGCATGAAACAAAAGCTATATGgctataaagagaaaatattttggataGCATGGTATGCATTATTATAGATGTTTACTTTATAAAAGTAGCTTATAAATCTGGtgttttaacatttataaaaatgagaatttaCCAGGTATTTTAAACAGTTAGATTCTGCGGTTTAATAATCACTTTTAAATTAATATGTTTCAGTTCTGGAGGTGGTTTTTGGCAAACCTGGCTTCTGGTGGAGCTGCTGGGGCAACATCCTTATGTGTAGTATATCCTCTAGATTTTGCCCGAACCCGATTAGGTGTCGATATTGGAAAAGGTATGAGATTTTTAGAAATACTAACTTTTCCTTCTTTGCATTTTGAACCATCTGTTATTTATTGTGATTAATTGTGCTATAATAGTGTTACCAGATAAAGTCTACAAACTTTGTTCTCAACCAAATGGTGGAGTCATAGGGCCTAAAGTATATTACTTGcttcttttcccttaaaaaagggaaggagggaaagcctGTTGTAACAAAAAAGTGAACATAAAAACGGCTTATAACTTAGTCCcgtttttttttcctagaaagccCTTCCTAGATTTTTTTCCATGCACCTAGTCCTGTCTCAGCTATGGCTCCCTTCTAGGTTAGATGCACAAATCTCATCCTAGGGAATCCCTTTGCCTCTATCCTTACTTAAATATCACATCTTCCCATTTTTGTTATTACACtcttgttttttggtagagtatATTCTTTGGtaactttttgagaaagagtgaaaaaaataaattgagctCTTACATATCataaaaaaagtatttgtctTACCCTCTCAAAAAGGATAAGACATATATAAAAGTctgagtttaaaattattttccttcacaattatgaaaatattacCCTGACTTCTAGTTTCTAATGTTGCTCTTAAGATACCAATTTGCTTACCCCGGATCCTTTagtatatgttttttctttttagtttctttctaTCCCTGATcttatatttcacaataaaatatctttatatgAATCTTTTTTCAGTGTTTGAGTGATTGCAGAGGTCACACAACTGGCTCAGTTAAATCTGGAGCCTTGTGTTCAGTTCTGTGGATGGCAGCACAGTAAGTCATTTGGCTGCTCAGGGTGAGGTTGTGGATATTGAGCATCTCCCTGCTCCTTTGCTTTCATCCTGGAAGTAGTAGTTAGTTCCTCTAATTTCTAAGTCTTTCTGAAGTTATTGTGATCAAATGGCTTGCTTCCCAACAGTATCTTCCTCTGTAAGAAAATAGGTTCAGCTTTTTCTGCTCTATTTGGTGAATTACCACTCCTCCCTATTCTCTCCATCTGGCAAAATTTTGTAGATTTCATTCTGTCATGTTCTCTTATTGGCCTATCTGGCTTTaaacctgttttatttcattattattaatgtaaTAGAGTTGCTTTAGGGTACAgagattcattcaacaaatactgagtGCCTTCTGGAATACAGGGTGCCTGCAGATACAgggcgtgtgtgagtgtgtatatgtgtatatatatgcacacatattcaCACCCCACCCCCCCATATAAGACATAGAGCTCAGGTcgtgtatgagtgtgtatatgtgtatgtatatgcacacatattcaCACCCCACCCCCCATGTAAGACAGAGCTCATGCCTCATGTACCTAAGAGTCTAGTGCAGGACACaagtaataataaatgaataaatgactaaaaTATATTGTCACTTAATGATAAATGCTAGGGAAAAAAGTTAGAAGAGAGTGATACCAATTTTAAATAAGTGATCAGAAAATGTCTCAGAAGGGGTGGCAGtttgagcaaaaataaaaatgtgagtttCATCTATTTAACTGTAagttgaaagtttatttttattaataggagGGTAAAAATAACTCAATATTATCTTGCTTTAAGTTCcatagttttgttttctctttcaaatcaggaagatttaatttattttggaagattacattgtacatatataatagttttaaaatactgtCAAGGAATTCTTggtcaaggaaagagaaaaataaaaccagaaaatactagaaaaatatGACCCCTTCATATGAAATGTTAACTATCTTAAACTATCCTTACTAGTTTTTAGCTTTATCTTTTTGCTTTCAACAGTCCtagagtgtttgtttgtttgtttgtttgtttgagacagtctcgctctgtcacccaggctggagtacagtggcatgatctcagctcactgcagcttccacctcccaggttcaagcagttcttctgcctcagcctcctgggtagctgggattacaggtgaccaccacgacgcctggctaatttttgtatttttagtcgagacagggtttcaccatcttggccaggctggtcttgaactcctgacctcgtgatccacccacctcagcctcccaaagtgctgggattacaggcgtgaggcaccgtgccctgccaagtttttcatttctaagtgtttctttgttttgttttgttttaatagagacagggtcttactctgttgcctaggctggagtacagtggcacaatcatcgcTCAATGAAACCTccaactcctagtctcaagtgatccacctgcctcagcctcctggctaatattttttttattttttgtagtggcagggtctcactatgttgcctaggctggtctcgaactcctggcctcaagcagtccttctgcctcggcctcccaaagcactggaattacaggcatgaaccatctcACCTGGCctgtttcaaattattttctgaacCTCAATTAGTAACTTCTGGTAACTTTAATAAAATGCTTTAAGGCAGGTTGTTTGAAGTAAATTGTTTTCATGAGAgattaatattttccatttatttcttttgagatattACCTGAAATCTTGATTATCTGTAAAAGAATGGGAGGATTTTGATTTGTGCTTTCTTTGTTAGATTTGTAAGTGGGAATTTCAGATCATTTAGATCTGTAAAGGTTTGATTAAAGTGTTTATTGGATATATAATGTTGCTAATAGATTTTAAATGGCTTTATTTTAGGTCCTGAGGAGCGACAATTCAAGGGTTTAGGTGACTGTATTATGAAAATAGCAAAATCAGATGGAATTGCTGGTTTATACCAAGGGTTTGGTGTTTCAGTACAGGGCATCATTGTGTACCGAGCCTCTTATTTTGGAGCTTATGACACAGTTAAGGTAATCTGGGGGCTTTAACTTGGACATATTAAATATatggtttctatttatttaattagtAATGTTTTCAGCAGATATGttacttttaattataaaaataaaaatcagtgatGAAATAAGAGAGACATGAAATTCTGCTTAATCATGATTTTGCCATAACCTAACTAAATTATAACTGTAGTATGGATCTGACTTTAGTTATAAAGCATGTATCTAAGTTTTTGAGGTGTTTTCACTGTACATCACATTGCAAAtgaaaaacatgctaattaaGCTTACATCATAATCAAATCATTGGTATATGGAAAGGCATTTTCTAACagtttttctgattttatattaACCGTATTATCACTTTTTTATATGCAGATAATCAAATGTCATTTTGAGAAGTAGGCAAagcaaaattaattaaataaatgctacCATAGCTTGGTTATCTACTGGATACTGTTAGATTCTGTGTTGTATTCTCCAGGTTGTTCTGCAATTTACCttttcatttcagattttaaGAACACTTCCATGTGGtaggtaggaaaaagaaaaattgtaataaTGGCTACCAATTTTTAGCTATTACCTAGTTCTAGGAATCTTTTTAAAGTACTTTACATCTTAAATCTCGGAAATCACCAGTAAAGAACTTACCCGTGTAACCAAAAcactacctgttccccaaaaaacctattgaaataaaaaataagaagaaaataaagataattctagttgtttaaaataaataataaaaaaaaaatccccccttTGTTTAAAGATAAATAGCCTAGGAATTGTTAAGTAAATAGCCTAGGAATGGTTAAGTAATTTACTTGTTAAAGGCAAGCAAAAAAATCCGTGTTCTTAATGACTACATTATAATGCTTCCAAAAGGAAGCAATGAAATTAATATCAGTATTATTTATtagtataataaataattatactaTACTCCTTCATTAGTATAAATGTAGTTGCATAGCATTTTTATTGTTGTCTGGACAGATCagtttttagtgtattttttagACTGCTATGTAAATGAAAATTACAGGATCTCGTACATTTATTTAATCACAAAAAATGTTATGTGTGTACTCTGTCTCTAGTTTGTTATCACCTGCAGTAGTTGTGAAATTTAGGAACATTTCTCCACTAGCTTAAAGTTTTAAAGCTGCCCATCAAATATGTGTTGATGATAAAAGCAAgcatttgtttcactttttttcaaCCCCACAAGGAAGAGCCATGGAAGAACTTCTTTTTTGTCAATGTCTGCTATCTTCCCTAGTTTTATGTGCATTAATAACAAATTCTTATAATGGCAAATGtgctttatatttttgaaatatacctTTGAAATATAGTCATGTGTGGCATTCCACTTTTTATTGATCTGCTACTATTAAATCCaacttttttattgcattttaagtATAATTGGTCCgtctttcatatatttataaaaattatcctTTAACTTAAGAATTTaagatattttagaaatttgGATAGTTACTTGGTACACTTTTCTTTTCTAGGGTTTATTaccaaagccaaagaaaactccatttcttgtctcctttttcattgctCAAGTTGTGACTACATGCTCTGGAATACTTTCTTATCCCTTTGACACAGTTAGAAGACGTATGATGATGCAGGTATTTTATGTTATTGTTTCTAAGCTTAGTTGAGTTTTTAATATCTCTGATATTTAGTATAATCAAATTTAAGAGAAATGTTGGCTGAAAGGCATAGGTCATTTGTTTTACCTagctaaaataaatacatgatgtATTCTGTCTTATATTCTTTCATATCCTAAAATAACCATCAGCCAGCAAAGCTTCTTCCTCACCTGCCATCAAAACAGAAATGCCTACTATTCCTGTAGCATATATTGCTTGGAAGGTAGAGGGTTATGGCAGAAATTGGATGAGTATGTCTATCTTAACTGAAATATTAGATTAAGTAGAATAAGCCCAGTCACAAGCtattgaaatatttcattatttattgtaatatatttttaagaaagtaaacAATTTTGAACTCCAAGGACAAAAACTTGTTTGTAATgatttatgttataaatataaaTCCCTAAACCAAATTTTTGATACATTTGATCTCTATTGTTATTACCAGTTGaccatcccaaatctgaaaatcctaAATCCAGAACAccccaaaattcaaaatgttttgaGCACCAACGTGATGCTCAAGGGAAATGCCCATTGGAGCTTTTCGGATTTCGGATGCTCAGCTGGTAAGtatacaaagcaaatatttcaaaatctgaaaaaattcaaaacacttctaattcccagcatttcagataagggataccaACCTGTACTTATTACATTcatccattcagcaaatatttgcatGCTTAATCTATGCTAAGCTCTGGtgacagaaaaagacaaaatctgCACCCAAATTCATAGTCTAATATTGAAGAAAACAGTTAATGGTTTAAATACAAATGTGTGTAGGTTCCAGGAATACATAGAGGAGGGTTGCCTAAATGCTTAAAATGATCAGACGTGGTCTCTTAAAGAGCTAAATCTCAGTGAGTAGGCTTACTTCAGTCAGTGAGAGAACATTCTAAGCATAGGGGGAAAATCATACACagaaatatggcctgagaagtaGTTCAGGATAGCCAGGTCATAAGTTTTATGAGGGCAAGTGAAAATAATGAGGTCAGAAAACTAGAATAGTAATATAGTGCTTATTATATGCTTTATACTGTCCTAAGAATTCTATACTTTTACTCATTAAATTCTCAAAACACTGAGGTGTAGTTCctatcattatcctcatttttattGACTACAAAATGGTCCTGGAAGGACCAGTAGGCAATCTGGCAGATTAAAACTAACCCATTACTTCACTTAGGGATAATACTTAGAGTTATTCCTTTTATGTctgtgtttcttctctttctataGCTAGCTCTAATTTAGCACATtgagaaactttttaaaatggaaaattaatttGCATGTAGACTATGGTTTGGGTCAGTGGTATTATattaaatttcctgaatttgataacTGTACTTTGGATATGTAAGAAAATATCCcaatatttggaaaatttgcacttaagccaggcactgtggctcatgcctgtaatcccaacactttgggagactgaggacggcagatcacaaggtcaagagctcaagaccatcctggctaacacggtgaaactccatctctactaaaaatacaaaaaattagccaggtgtggtggcgggcgcctgtagtcccagctactcgggaggctgaggcaggagaatggcatgaaccgggaggcagagcttgcagtgagccaagatggcgccactgcactccaggctgggcaacagagcgagactctgtctcaaaaaaaaaaaaaaaaaaagaaaaaatatgcactTAAGTGTTTAAGGATAAACAGCATGATGTCTGCAACCTAATCTCACaacagtacagaaaaaaaaatttgggaaTATGAgtcttatatatgtgtgtgtgtattagtttgctagagctGGTGTCACCCACAAAAGTGGTTTGCttaaacaacaaatttattttctcacagttctgaaggctacaagtctgagatcaagatgtcagcagacTTGGTTTCCTCTGAAGACCTCTCTCCTTGTCTTATAAATGGCTATCTTCTTCTTGTGTTTTCACAGGGGTTCTTCCtccgttccttttttttttttggagacggagtctcactctgttgctgaggctggagtgcagtggtgcaaactcagctcactgcaacctccgcctcccgagttctagcaattttcctgcctcagcctcccgagtagctgagattacaggcacacactgccacatccagctaattttttgtattttagtagagacagggtttcaccatgttgcccaggctggtctcgaactcctgaactcaggcaatccacccaccgaggcctcccgaagtgctaggattacaggcctgaaccaccacgtctggcctgttcccctttttataaggacagtcATATTGGCTTAGGGTTCACTCTtgtgatctcatttaattctaattacctttaaagaccctatcgccaaatacagtcacattctgaggtactgggggttattaggatttcaatatatgattttaacaattcagcccataacagtactacttaatttttgtattttcattttacatccCACAACTTTGTTAACCCTATTACACGAATGTGTATGTACATACTttccaagtttttttgtttgtttgtttgtttgtttttgagacagagtctcgctctgccgcccaggctggagtgcagtggcgcaatctcggctcactgcaggctctgcctcccgggttcacgccattctcctgcctcagcctctccgagtagctgggactacaggcgcctgccaccacgcccggctaattttttgtatttttagtagagacggggtttcaccgtggtctcgatctcctgacctcgtgatccgcccttctcggcctcccaaagtgctgggattacaagcgtgagccaccgcgcccagcctccaagTTTTTATTGACACGAACAGGCATATAATCTGCAACTAGTATCAgggttttcttccttccttatcAATTCTTacaccttttatttctctttcttgcctttcTGTACTCACTGAGACCCCAGATTCAGTGTTATATTTACAAAGTAGTAACTGGCAACCTTATCTTGTTCCTAATCATACAGAAAATGACATCAGTGTTACATAATATTAACTGTGGGGGTTTTTTGTCATTATCCTTTATCATGTAATGACAGTTCCTTTCTGTTCCTGGATTACAACAATTTTTAATTATGAATGGCAGTCATGTTCTTTCTATATCTGCTGAGatgattaaaccttttttcttttaatatgtttaCGTATTGTGTTAAATTAATCTGTTTTCTAGAGCTAACTCTTATAAGCCTGGGATAAACCCAGTTTGTAAGTATTGTATTCTGTAGCGCTTGCTAGATTTGATTGCTGGgttttgttcaggatttttgcatccacgTTTAATGACACTGgcttgtatttttccttcttgtATTGGTGTAGTATGACTTTGGTAGCAAGGCTGTGCGAGCCTCATAAAATATGTTGAGGAGTCATCccactttttctcttctctagaataatttctgtaagATTGGAATTAAATGTTTAGCAGAACTCACATGTAAAGCCTCTTGGACATGTGGTTTTCTTTAtaagaagattttcttttttgtttgtttgtttttttttttgagacggagtctcgctctgtcgcccaggctggagtgcagtggcgcaatcttggctcactgcaagctccgcctcccgggttcacgccattctcctgcctcagcctctccgagtagctgggactacaggtgcccgccaccacgcccggctaatttttttgtatttttggtagagacggggtttcaccatggtctcgatctcctgacctcgtgatccgcccttctcggcctcccaagtgctgggattacaagcgtgagccaccgcgcccggccctataagAAGATTTTCAACAACTGATTGAATTTTTAACAACTGTGGTATTGTTCCAGTTCTTTTCTACTCTGTTGGTAAATTATacttttctaggaatttatccatttcttatgACTTAAAAATAATTGTCATAAAGTTTTTAATGATATCATCTTGCTCTTAAATTTCTGGATCATCTGCCTTTTTGTTACCGTTGCCATTTCTGATAATCTTGgggccttttctcttttttcctcaaaCAGTATTTCCAAACTCTGTCAGCAAAGTATTTCAAAGACCTAACTGGACTTTTTTTGTGctgttgtgtgtgttttctatttcctttactTCTGCcagttattttcttgtttttactttctttaggTTTATACTTTGTCTAAAAATGTTTAGGTTGCTCATTAACTTTTAGCCTTTTCTAATATTTCAAGGTCAttaatttccttataaattaccacTCAAGCTGCATCTTAAAAATTTAGGTAAGAGGTTTTGTAATTATCATTTGGTTTTCAGTATTTTCTAAGAAGTGTTCTTCTTAACATCCCAacatatgatttctttttttttttttttttttttttttttttgagacagggtcttaccctgtcacctaggctagagtgcaatggtgtgatcatggctcactgcaactttgacctcccaggctcaggtgatcctcccacttcagcctcccaggtagctgggaccacaggcatgtgccagcacacccagctaattttttgtattttttgttgagatggcatttttccatattgcccagggtggtctcaaactcttgggctcaagcgatcttcctgcctcggcctcccaaagtgctgagattacaggcatgagccaccgtgcctagcccatatggtatttttctattttgctatTGATTTCTCAGTTAATTGTAGTGTGGTGAGAGGATAAATCATGGTCTATGTGATGACATCCTTTGACATTTGTTACGCCTAATGTATGGTTTTCAAGTGTGTCTGAAAAGTATGAATGTTCTCTAACCACTAGGGACAGTAGTCATATATGCCTTTTAACACGGTGCTACTCAACACAGTGTTTATCTTATCTATCCTTAGTGCTAATAGAAGACTAtcttaagataaaaaatattcGGATGACGGAAAACCCTTTGTCTTTCTTTGTATAGAGTGGTGAGGCTAAACGGCAATATAAAGGAACCTTAGACTGCTTTGTGAAGATATACCAACATGAAGGAATCAGTTCCTTTTTTCGTGGCGCCTTCTCCAATGTTCTTCGTGGTACAGGGGGTGCTTTGGTGTTGGTATTATATGATAAAATTAAAGAATTCTTTCATATTGATATTGGTGGTAGGTAATCGGGAGAGTAAATTAAGAAATACATGGATTTAACTTGTTAAACATACAAATTACATAGCTGCCATTTGCATACATTTTGATAGTGTGTTATTGTCTGTATTTTGTTAAAGTGCTAGTTCTGCAATAAAGCATACATTTTTTCAAGAATTTAAATACTAAAAATCAGATAAATGCGGATTTTCCTCCCACTTAGACTCAAACACATTTTAGTGtgatatttcatttattatagGTAGTATATTTTGTtagtttaaaattctttttatgattaaaaattaaaacatataatgCTGAAATCTAAGAAATGAAAGTATCTTCTTTTAAACTGCTATTCATTTAATATACCTGTTTTCCCATCTTTTAAGGTCATATGGTATGACATATTTCTTAAAAGCTTATCAATAGATGTCATCATATCTGTAGGCACAAATAAACTTTGTTCTATATCTAAGACAGCTGTTATTACTGTGTATAATATTTACAGTATCAGCCTTTGATTATAGATGTGATCATTTAAAATTTGATAATGACTTCAGTGACATTATAaaacaaactggaaaataaaaatggcttATCTGCTgatgtttatctttaaaataaaatcttgctAGTGTGAATATATCTTAGAATAAAAGGTATCCTCTTGAAAATTagtttgtatattttgttgacAATAGAGGAAGTTTAAAACTGTTATAAAGGAGTCTTTTTTTCCCTGACTCTGACTTTATTAGTAAGCAGAGTATAGCAAAATTTTTGTCAGAACTGGCTTAACTAAAGAAAAAGGTATTTCTCAATGGACAGATATAAACAGCATTCCAAGGTTTTGTACAGGagtttgtattgtttttcagagCTGTTGTAGAATACAGTATATTTGAAATCCCCAAGTTTTTAACATTCTAATGAGTAAAGGGATGTTAAGCTAGTGGGGATAAACTATAGAAGGATTTTGTGAGGCTGTGAATGGGCAAAATGGGGTGGATGAACTTCCTCATGCACAGGGACAAAGTGTATTTCAAGGACAATAATACAGAccatacttttaaatatattggtTTTATCCctcaagaggaaaaaaagtcaaactctaaACATCATTTCTTGCAGTGGTCAACATAACGGAGTTAcaggaacaaaatagaaaatattttcctttcctgctACACTATCAAATGGTTCAAAGAAAGATGGTTAAAATAACCAAATATGAGGCATAGTTTCCCATATAAAGAGTAAGATAATATAAAAGTTTTCAATTTGTACAGAGGCATGCATAGAGGAAAAAAGGCTCTAAATTCTGAATGGCATGGATAGAGGGCAAACAGGAATTTAATCGCTAAATTGCTAGACAAAAATTCTATTCTTTGAAGCCTAAAAGATGTATAGTtagaacaaaaagtaaaaatattacttAGTATCTTGGACAGAGCTAAAACTGTATAAACTACATTAAACTGTTATTAATGAGAGTTTATAGTGAGCAAAATCATAACATGCTTTtataaggaaattattttttaaaatcttaacatTGGAAAATGaatagttaaaatatatttaaaatatatacaatttttatcttAAATGACTAgtgctgcatctttttttttctgtagaagagAGCTGGGGTACTGCATCTTTTACAGTGTCTTATTAGATAGGATTTTTAATTTCCTGCCCTAAAACTATCTCCCCAAATAATACCTAAAATTCCATTCTCAGAGCTTCATTCTCTTAATTCATTAAAATACACCCTCCATAAAACAAGATGACCTTTTAAGTTGGTAGTCATTTATACTTACTGAAACTACATTTATTTTGACGAATTTTACATTGTTTTCTCACAGCACGTTATGCTAGAGAAAGTGGAGCGGGAAATGAAAATAACAGACATTGTCTGGGTAGTAAGAGGCCAAAAGCCCCTGAAGAGATTTTTGCTGTTTTATATTCCTACTCTAGATGGATGCTTTCTAGTAAAAATTAGAACTTTGGTACCCTCACATTAAATTTTCTGAAGCAGTTCCTTTGTTCATATATAAACATTATGCTACACAAGTAAGAAATTGATACCTTCATTCCTCATTAGCTGATAGATTGAAATGTAGATTCAGAAGGGCTCCTTTTCTTCCACCACTTCTTAAATGTTAGTATTCTCCAGGGGCCAGTCCTTTGCTCTTTTCTCACTTTATATATGGTAGATTGTGCTGAcacagatgcccctcccccaaaaGAACATGCTGGATAAAATATATCCAAAaagatttggttttgttttgtattgttttaaatagGGAAATAGCATATCAAGAGATGTTAGAAATAAGATGCTCAAGGCCAGGAGAGTAACTGGGAGCTAACATTGTAGCAGCCCACAGATTTCAGAAACAAATAGACACTAAGGGTGATTTTGACACCCACATATGTAGATAGGAATTAAGGAATTGGGGCCCTGGTAGAGTAGGTGGTCGAAACTGAAACATACCATGCCTACCAACCACACAAACTGTCCAGTGAAGTTACAAACTTGGGTCCAGGCACAGGATGCGAGGCATGCAGctggtttgaggccaggaattcaaggccagcctgggcaacataccgagacccctgtctctaaaaaaataataataattagccaagtgtgctggcac belongs to Symphalangus syndactylus isolate Jambi chromosome 4, NHGRI_mSymSyn1-v2.1_pri, whole genome shotgun sequence and includes:
- the SLC25A31 gene encoding ADP/ATP translocase 4 isoform X2, with amino-acid sequence MHREPAKKKAEKRLFDASSFGKDLLAGGVAAAVSKTAVAPIERVKLLLQVQASSKQISPEARYKGMVDCLVRIPREQGFFSFWRGNLANVIRYFPTQALNFAFKDKYKQLFMSGVNKEKQFWRWFLANLASGGAAGATSLCVVYPLDFARTRLGVDIGKGPEERQFKGLGDCIMKIAKSDGIAGLYQGFGVSVQGIIVYRASYFGAYDTVKGLLPKPKKTPFLVSFFIAQVVTTCSGILSYPFDTVRRRMMMQLTIPNLKILNPEHPKIQNVLSTNVMLKGNAHWSFSDFGCSAEW
- the SLC25A31 gene encoding ADP/ATP translocase 4 isoform X1; its protein translation is MHREPAKKKAEKRLFDASSFGKDLLAGGVAAAVSKTAVAPIERVKLLLQVQASSKQISPEARYKGMVDCLVRIPREQGFFSFWRGNLANVIRYFPTQALNFAFKDKYKQLFMSGVNKEKQFWRWFLANLASGGAAGATSLCVVYPLDFARTRLGVDIGKGPEERQFKGLGDCIMKIAKSDGIAGLYQGFGVSVQGIIVYRASYFGAYDTVKGLLPKPKKTPFLVSFFIAQVVTTCSGILSYPFDTVRRRMMMQSGEAKRQYKGTLDCFVKIYQHEGISSFFRGAFSNVLRGTGGALVLVLYDKIKEFFHIDIGGR